One Elephas maximus indicus isolate mEleMax1 chromosome 18, mEleMax1 primary haplotype, whole genome shotgun sequence genomic region harbors:
- the RWDD2B gene encoding RWD domain-containing protein 2B isoform X2 has protein sequence MTRGTYRYAEMTELEQAEAQLSELELLASMFPSEKEFVVNDQLALAELKDCVEKKTTEGRSSKIYFTVNINLDVSEEAMVTFSLACVLPFKYPAVLPEITVRSVFLSRSQQTQLNTDLHAYLQKNCCGDVCILNATDWVREHASGYISRDATSSTTTGSTAQPLDLILTRLWIYSHHIYNKCKRKNILEWAKELSLSGFSMPGKPGVVCVEGPQSACEEFWSRLRKLNWKRILIRHREDIPFDGTSDELERQRKFSVFEEKAFSADGARGNHMDFGQLYQFLNARGCGGVFQMLFGVEGQ, from the exons GCACTTACAGGTATGCAGAAATGACTGAGCTTGAGCAGGCAGAGGCCCAGCTCTCTGAGTTAGAGCTGCTGGCCAGCATGTTCCCCAGTGAGAAGGAGTTCGTAGTGAATGACCAGCTGGCTTTAGCCGAGCTGAAAGATTGTGTTGAAAAGAAGACCACAGAGGGGCGATCCTCAAAAATTTACTTTACTGTCAATATCAACCTGGACGTGTCTGAGGAAGCAATG GTGACGTTTTCACTGGCCTGTGTTCTTCCTTTCAAATACCCTGCAGTTCTGCCTGAAATTACCGTCAG ATCGGTATTTTTAAGTAGATCCCAGCAGACTCAGCTGAACACAGATCTGCACGCATACCTGCAAAAGAACTGTTGCGGAGATGTCTGTATACTGAATGCCACAGACTGGGTCAGAGAACATGCCTCTGGCTACATCAGCAGAGACGCCACATCTTCCACCACCACAGGAAGTACAGCCCAGCCACTCGACCTCATTCTCACGCGGCTCTGGATCTATAGCCATCACATCTACAACAaatgcaaaaggaagaatatTCTAGAATGGGCAAAGGagctttccctgtctgggtttagCATGCCAGGGAAGCCTGGCGTTGTTTGTGTGGAAGGCCCACAAAGTGCCTGTGAAGAGTTCTGGTCGAG ACTCAGAAAATTAAACTGGAAGAGAATTTTAATTCGCCATCGAGAAGACATTCCTTTTGATGGCACAAGCGATGAGctggaaagacaaagaaagttTTCCGTTTTTGAAGAGAAAGCGTTCAGTGCTGACGGAGCCAGAGGAAACCACATGGACTTTGGTCAGCTGTATCAGTTTTTAAATGCCAGAGGATGTGGGGGTGTTTTCCAGATGCTCTTTGGTGTGGAAGGACAATGA
- the RWDD2B gene encoding RWD domain-containing protein 2B isoform X3, whose translation MTELEQAEAQLSELELLASMFPSEKEFVVNDQLALAELKDCVEKKTTEGRSSKIYFTVNINLDVSEEAMVTFSLACVLPFKYPAVLPEITVRSVFLSRSQQTQLNTDLHAYLQKNCCGDVCILNATDWVREHASGYISRDATSSTTTGSTAQPLDLILTRLWIYSHHIYNKCKRKNILEWAKELSLSGFSMPGKPGVVCVEGPQSACEEFWSRLRKLNWKRILIRHREDIPFDGTSDELERQRKFSVFEEKAFSADGARGNHMDFGQLYQFLNARGCGGVFQMLFGVEGQ comes from the exons ATGACTGAGCTTGAGCAGGCAGAGGCCCAGCTCTCTGAGTTAGAGCTGCTGGCCAGCATGTTCCCCAGTGAGAAGGAGTTCGTAGTGAATGACCAGCTGGCTTTAGCCGAGCTGAAAGATTGTGTTGAAAAGAAGACCACAGAGGGGCGATCCTCAAAAATTTACTTTACTGTCAATATCAACCTGGACGTGTCTGAGGAAGCAATG GTGACGTTTTCACTGGCCTGTGTTCTTCCTTTCAAATACCCTGCAGTTCTGCCTGAAATTACCGTCAG ATCGGTATTTTTAAGTAGATCCCAGCAGACTCAGCTGAACACAGATCTGCACGCATACCTGCAAAAGAACTGTTGCGGAGATGTCTGTATACTGAATGCCACAGACTGGGTCAGAGAACATGCCTCTGGCTACATCAGCAGAGACGCCACATCTTCCACCACCACAGGAAGTACAGCCCAGCCACTCGACCTCATTCTCACGCGGCTCTGGATCTATAGCCATCACATCTACAACAaatgcaaaaggaagaatatTCTAGAATGGGCAAAGGagctttccctgtctgggtttagCATGCCAGGGAAGCCTGGCGTTGTTTGTGTGGAAGGCCCACAAAGTGCCTGTGAAGAGTTCTGGTCGAG ACTCAGAAAATTAAACTGGAAGAGAATTTTAATTCGCCATCGAGAAGACATTCCTTTTGATGGCACAAGCGATGAGctggaaagacaaagaaagttTTCCGTTTTTGAAGAGAAAGCGTTCAGTGCTGACGGAGCCAGAGGAAACCACATGGACTTTGGTCAGCTGTATCAGTTTTTAAATGCCAGAGGATGTGGGGGTGTTTTCCAGATGCTCTTTGGTGTGGAAGGACAATGA